Proteins encoded by one window of Homoserinimonas aerilata:
- the carB gene encoding carbamoyl-phosphate synthase large subunit, with amino-acid sequence MPKRDDIKSVLVIGSGPIVIGQACEFDYSGTQACRVLREEGVRVILINSNPATIMTDPDFADATYVEPITWQVIESIIQKEKPDAILPTLGGQTALNAAIELHEHGILEKYGVELIGANFEAIQKGEDRQIFKELVLECGADVARSHIAHTVDEAIDFAEDLGYPLVIRPSFTMGGLGSGFAYTREDLVRMVTDGLHQSPTTEVLLEESILGWKEYELELMRDTSDNTVVVCSIENVDPVGVHTGDSITVAPALTLTDVEFQNLRNIGIDIIRAVGVDTGGCNIQFAIDPATGRVIVIEMNPRVSRSSALASKATGFPIAKIAAKLAIGYRLDEIPNDITKVTPASFEPTLDYVVVKVPRFAFEKFPAADTTLTTTMKSVGEAMAIGRNYAMALQKALRSLEKRGSSFHWDGDARTKDELLAVAAVPTDGRIVVVQQALVAGATVEELFDATGIDPWFLDQIVLINEVAADVREAAALDADVLRHAKEHGFSDAQIASLRGLDEAGVRAARYALGVRPVFKTVDTCAGEFPALTPYHYSSYEQETEVVPSDRRKVVILGSGPNRIGQGIEFDYSCVHASFALSDAGYETIMINCNPETVSTDYDTSDRLYFEPLTLEDVLEVIHAEQKSGELVGVIVQLGGQTALGLAKGLQEAGVPILGTSPDAIDLAEERGLFQGILDQAGLVAPRNGTATDAAEAIAVAEEIGYPVLVRPSFVLGGRGMEIIYDSASLSGYFERMKGQVVIAPGHPLLVDRFLDDAVEIDIDALYDGEQLYVGGVMEHIEEAGIHSGDSSCTLPPVTLGRGQIAQVREATLAIAKGIGVRGLLNVQFAIGAGVLYVLEANPRASRTVPFVAKATGTQIAKAAARIMVGTTIDELIADGSLPKHDGSIVPMHSPVAVKEAVLPFKRFRTREGRIVDSVLGPEMRSTGEVMGFDVNYPKAFAKSQVAASVRLPSSGTVFVSVADRDKRAIVLPVLRLQQLGFTILATLGTAEILSRNGIDAEIVAKYEQGEGEATIVDLINGSKVDIVINTPSGRSARADGYEIRAAAVAADLPLYTTIAQVGAAVSSIESMREGFSVNSLQSYAIERADRLARIG; translated from the coding sequence ATGCCCAAGCGCGACGACATCAAATCAGTCCTCGTCATCGGTTCCGGCCCCATCGTCATCGGCCAGGCCTGCGAGTTCGACTACTCCGGAACCCAGGCGTGCCGCGTGCTTCGTGAGGAGGGCGTGCGCGTCATCCTCATCAACTCGAACCCGGCGACGATCATGACCGACCCCGACTTCGCCGACGCCACCTATGTCGAGCCGATCACGTGGCAGGTCATCGAATCGATCATCCAGAAGGAGAAGCCGGATGCGATCCTGCCGACGCTGGGCGGCCAGACAGCGCTGAACGCGGCCATCGAGCTTCACGAACACGGCATCCTCGAGAAGTACGGCGTCGAGCTGATCGGCGCGAACTTCGAGGCCATCCAGAAGGGCGAGGACCGCCAGATCTTCAAGGAGCTCGTGCTGGAGTGCGGCGCGGATGTCGCCCGCTCCCACATCGCCCACACGGTGGATGAGGCGATCGACTTCGCGGAGGACCTCGGTTACCCGCTCGTCATCCGACCGTCGTTCACTATGGGTGGCCTCGGCTCGGGCTTCGCCTACACGCGAGAAGATCTCGTTCGCATGGTCACCGACGGGCTGCACCAGAGCCCCACGACGGAGGTCCTGCTCGAGGAGTCCATCCTCGGCTGGAAGGAGTATGAGCTCGAGCTCATGCGCGACACCTCCGACAACACGGTCGTCGTCTGCTCGATCGAGAACGTCGATCCCGTCGGCGTGCACACCGGTGACTCGATCACGGTCGCGCCCGCCCTCACCCTCACCGATGTTGAATTCCAGAACCTGCGCAACATCGGGATCGACATCATCCGGGCCGTCGGCGTCGACACCGGCGGTTGCAACATCCAGTTCGCCATCGACCCCGCGACGGGGCGCGTCATCGTCATCGAGATGAACCCGCGGGTCTCCCGCTCGAGCGCCCTCGCCTCGAAGGCGACGGGCTTCCCGATTGCGAAGATCGCCGCCAAGCTGGCGATCGGCTACCGGCTCGATGAGATCCCCAACGACATCACCAAGGTGACCCCCGCGAGCTTCGAGCCGACACTCGACTATGTCGTCGTCAAGGTTCCTCGCTTCGCCTTCGAGAAGTTCCCGGCCGCCGACACCACGCTGACGACCACGATGAAGTCCGTGGGGGAGGCCATGGCGATCGGCCGTAACTATGCGATGGCTCTCCAGAAGGCGCTGCGGTCACTCGAGAAGCGCGGTTCATCGTTCCACTGGGACGGCGACGCGCGCACGAAGGACGAGCTGCTGGCGGTCGCTGCGGTGCCCACCGATGGTCGTATCGTCGTCGTGCAGCAGGCTCTCGTCGCGGGGGCCACCGTCGAGGAGCTCTTCGATGCGACGGGCATCGACCCCTGGTTCCTCGATCAGATCGTGCTCATCAACGAGGTCGCTGCGGATGTCCGCGAGGCAGCCGCGCTCGACGCCGATGTTCTGCGTCATGCCAAGGAGCACGGCTTCAGCGACGCCCAGATCGCCTCCCTCCGTGGGCTGGACGAAGCCGGAGTGCGCGCCGCACGCTACGCGCTCGGCGTGCGCCCCGTGTTCAAGACCGTCGACACGTGTGCCGGCGAGTTCCCGGCGCTCACCCCGTACCACTACTCCAGCTACGAGCAGGAGACAGAGGTCGTGCCGAGCGATCGGCGCAAGGTCGTGATCCTCGGATCCGGCCCGAACCGGATCGGCCAGGGGATCGAGTTCGACTACTCCTGCGTCCACGCCTCGTTCGCGCTGTCGGATGCCGGCTACGAGACGATCATGATCAACTGCAACCCCGAGACGGTGTCGACCGACTACGACACCTCCGATCGTCTGTACTTCGAGCCGCTCACGCTCGAGGACGTGCTCGAGGTCATCCATGCTGAGCAGAAGAGCGGCGAGCTCGTCGGGGTCATCGTGCAGCTCGGTGGGCAGACTGCCCTCGGGCTGGCCAAGGGGCTGCAGGAGGCCGGTGTCCCCATCCTCGGCACCTCGCCCGATGCCATCGACCTCGCCGAGGAGCGCGGCCTGTTCCAGGGGATCCTCGATCAGGCCGGGCTCGTGGCGCCCCGCAACGGGACGGCGACGGACGCTGCCGAGGCGATCGCTGTGGCGGAGGAGATCGGCTACCCCGTGCTCGTGCGGCCGTCCTTCGTGCTCGGAGGCCGCGGCATGGAGATCATCTACGACAGCGCCTCACTCTCGGGTTACTTCGAGCGCATGAAGGGGCAGGTCGTGATCGCGCCCGGTCATCCGCTCCTCGTCGATCGCTTCCTCGACGACGCCGTGGAGATCGACATCGACGCGCTCTATGACGGGGAGCAGCTCTACGTGGGCGGCGTCATGGAGCACATCGAGGAGGCCGGCATCCACTCGGGCGACTCGAGCTGCACCCTGCCGCCCGTCACGCTGGGCCGAGGCCAGATCGCGCAGGTGCGCGAGGCGACGCTCGCGATCGCGAAGGGGATCGGAGTGCGCGGCCTGCTCAATGTGCAGTTCGCGATCGGCGCCGGTGTCCTCTACGTGCTGGAGGCGAATCCGCGTGCCTCGCGCACCGTTCCCTTCGTCGCGAAGGCCACAGGGACGCAGATCGCGAAGGCGGCGGCCCGCATCATGGTCGGCACCACGATCGACGAGCTCATCGCCGACGGCTCCCTCCCGAAGCATGATGGCTCGATCGTCCCCATGCATTCTCCGGTCGCGGTGAAGGAGGCGGTCCTCCCGTTCAAGCGCTTCCGGACCAGAGAGGGTCGCATCGTCGACTCCGTGCTGGGTCCGGAGATGCGCTCGACGGGGGAGGTCATGGGCTTTGACGTCAACTATCCGAAGGCCTTCGCGAAGAGCCAGGTTGCGGCATCCGTGCGTCTTCCGAGCTCGGGAACGGTCTTCGTCTCGGTCGCAGACCGTGACAAGAGAGCCATCGTGCTGCCTGTGCTGCGTCTGCAGCAGCTCGGCTTCACCATCCTCGCAACCCTCGGCACCGCCGAGATCCTGAGCCGCAACGGCATCGATGCGGAGATCGTCGCCAAGTACGAGCAGGGGGAGGGTGAGGCCACCATCGTCGACCTCATCAACGGGTCGAAGGTTGACATCGTCATCAACACTCCCAGCGGTCGGAGTGCGCGTGCGGATGGCTACGAGATCAGGGCAGCGGCCGTCGCCGCCGACCTGCCTTTGTACACGACGATCGCCCAGGTGGGCGCGGCGGTGTCCTCGATCGAGTCGATGCGCGAGGGCTTCTCTGTCAATTCGCTCCAGTCCTATGCGATCGAGCGCGCCGACAGGCTGGCCCGCATTGGCTGA
- a CDS encoding aspartate carbamoyltransferase catalytic subunit — translation MRHLLSTRDLSRQDAVRILDIAEDMADVATREVKKLPALRGKTVVNLFFEDSTRTRISFEAAAKRLSADVINFSAKGSSVSKGESLKDTAQTLAAIGADAVVMRHGASGAPQTLAASGWIDAGIVNAGDGTHEHPTQALLDAFTIRRRLHGDCARTRDLDGVTVTLVGDILHSRVARSNAWLLTTLGASVRLVAPPTLLPVGVSSWPVSVGYDLDEALREPGDVVMMLRIQAERMHAAFFPNAREYSRLWGLDDARLAQLGPSSIVMHPGPMNRGLEISSAAADSPASTVLEQVANGVSVRMAVLYLLLSGEREDVL, via the coding sequence ATGAGGCACCTGCTCAGCACGAGGGATCTCTCCCGACAGGATGCCGTGCGCATCCTCGACATCGCAGAGGACATGGCGGATGTGGCCACCCGCGAGGTCAAGAAGCTTCCAGCGCTGCGAGGAAAGACGGTCGTCAACCTCTTTTTCGAGGACTCCACCCGTACCCGCATCTCCTTCGAGGCGGCCGCCAAGCGGCTGAGCGCCGATGTGATCAACTTTTCGGCCAAGGGCTCGAGCGTGTCGAAGGGCGAGAGCCTCAAGGACACCGCCCAGACGCTCGCGGCGATCGGTGCGGATGCCGTCGTGATGCGTCACGGCGCCTCCGGTGCGCCCCAGACGCTGGCGGCGAGCGGATGGATCGACGCGGGCATTGTGAACGCCGGTGACGGCACCCATGAACACCCCACGCAGGCACTCCTCGACGCGTTCACGATCAGGCGCCGGCTGCACGGGGATTGCGCCCGAACGCGCGACCTCGACGGTGTCACGGTCACCCTGGTGGGTGACATCCTGCACTCCAGGGTCGCGCGGTCTAATGCGTGGTTACTGACGACGCTCGGCGCATCCGTTCGTCTGGTAGCCCCGCCGACCCTGCTGCCCGTCGGTGTCTCCTCGTGGCCCGTCTCCGTCGGCTACGACCTCGACGAGGCACTTCGGGAGCCCGGCGATGTTGTCATGATGTTGCGTATTCAGGCGGAACGGATGCATGCAGCCTTCTTCCCGAATGCGCGCGAGTACTCGCGGCTGTGGGGCCTCGACGATGCGCGGCTCGCCCAGCTCGGCCCGAGTAGCATTGTCATGCACCCCGGCCCGATGAATCGCGGCCTGGAGATCTCCTCGGCCGCCGCCGATTCGCCGGCGTCCACAGTGCTCGAGCAGGTCGCCAACGGGGTTTCGGTGAGGATGGCAGTGCTGTACCTCTTGCTTTCTGGTGAACGGGAGGACGTGCTGTGA
- the pyrF gene encoding orotidine-5'-phosphate decarboxylase, which translates to MRSSAPTGWPALAEPVLSFGERLDAVFSSRGRLCVGIDPHPYLLEQWRLPDSASGLRQFGLRVVEASVGHAGIVKPQVAFFERHGSAGYSALEEVIAAARSAGILVIADAKRGDVGTSVEAYGQSWLRPGSPLEADALTVSAFQGFGSLDQVVELAVENGKGLFILAATSNPEAAGIQQAVTAAGSSVAESIASDAAEWNALNSPSAARLGSLGLVLGATVQLGAYGITSDSLVRTPILAPGFGHQGAQIADFRRIFGAASSSVVIAASRSILSAGPDGVAAAVARQQEEAAAAPADAS; encoded by the coding sequence ATGCGATCGAGCGCGCCGACAGGCTGGCCCGCATTGGCTGAACCCGTCCTGTCCTTCGGTGAGCGGCTCGACGCCGTCTTCTCGTCGCGCGGTCGGCTCTGCGTCGGGATCGACCCGCATCCGTACCTGCTCGAGCAGTGGAGGCTTCCCGACTCAGCGTCCGGACTGCGGCAGTTCGGCCTGCGCGTCGTAGAGGCGAGCGTCGGACATGCGGGCATCGTCAAGCCGCAGGTCGCGTTCTTCGAACGGCATGGCTCCGCCGGCTATTCAGCGCTCGAGGAGGTGATCGCCGCAGCACGCTCGGCGGGCATCCTCGTCATCGCGGATGCGAAGCGCGGCGATGTGGGCACGAGCGTCGAGGCGTACGGTCAGTCCTGGCTGCGCCCCGGCAGCCCCCTCGAGGCGGATGCTCTGACCGTCAGCGCCTTCCAAGGCTTCGGATCGCTCGATCAGGTCGTCGAGCTGGCCGTTGAGAACGGCAAAGGGCTGTTCATCCTCGCGGCGACATCAAATCCGGAGGCGGCGGGTATCCAGCAGGCCGTCACCGCCGCGGGGAGCAGCGTCGCTGAGTCCATCGCATCCGATGCCGCCGAATGGAACGCGCTCAACAGCCCGTCGGCTGCCCGACTCGGCTCCTTGGGCCTTGTGCTCGGCGCGACCGTCCAACTCGGCGCATATGGCATCACCTCGGACTCGCTTGTACGAACGCCCATCCTCGCCCCCGGCTTTGGCCACCAGGGTGCCCAGATCGCGGACTTCCGCAGGATCTTCGGCGCTGCATCCTCCTCTGTCGTGATCGCGGCATCGCGAAGCATCCTCTCAGCCGGCCCTGACGGCGTCGCCGCGGCGGTGGCTCGGCAGCAGGAAGAGGCCGCGGCCGCACCTGCGGATGCATCCTAG
- the carA gene encoding glutamine-hydrolyzing carbamoyl-phosphate synthase small subunit: MAIAEPAVLVLEDGSRFTGRAYGATGRTFGEAVFATGMTGYQETLTDPSYAGQIVVMTAPHIGNTGVNREDVESPRIWVNGFVVRDPSRVVSNHRATGSLDDNLLAEKIVGISGIDTRAVTRRLRDAGVMRAGIFSGADAALGEEEQLAAVRSSAEMSGQNLSGSVSTSEPYLVEAEGERIGSVAVLDLGVKASTLRYLSARGFDVHVLPQTVSFEELIALQPSAVFYSNGPGDPEASDRHVELLQAVLREGLPFFGICFGNQLLGRALGYGTYKLAFGHRGINQPVVDKATGRVEITAHNHGFAVDAPTDGPSESPAGFGRVEVSHVNLNDNVVEGLRALDIPAFSVQYHPEAAAGPHDANYLFDRFRDMVLENQASTGSTSEEK; encoded by the coding sequence ATGGCAATTGCAGAACCCGCCGTTCTCGTTCTCGAGGACGGCAGCAGATTCACGGGGCGTGCCTACGGCGCCACAGGCCGCACCTTCGGTGAGGCCGTCTTCGCGACCGGGATGACCGGCTATCAGGAGACCCTGACCGACCCGTCCTACGCGGGGCAGATCGTCGTCATGACGGCGCCCCACATCGGCAACACCGGGGTCAACCGCGAAGACGTCGAGTCGCCCCGTATCTGGGTCAACGGCTTCGTCGTGCGCGACCCCTCCCGTGTCGTCTCGAACCACCGGGCCACGGGCAGCCTCGATGACAATCTGCTGGCCGAGAAGATCGTCGGAATCAGCGGGATCGACACCCGCGCGGTGACGCGGCGACTGCGCGACGCCGGAGTCATGCGTGCGGGGATCTTCTCCGGCGCCGACGCGGCACTGGGTGAAGAAGAGCAGCTCGCAGCTGTGCGGTCATCCGCCGAGATGTCGGGCCAGAACCTCTCCGGCAGTGTGTCCACGAGCGAGCCGTACCTGGTTGAGGCGGAGGGGGAGCGCATCGGCTCCGTCGCCGTGCTCGATCTCGGGGTGAAGGCCTCCACGCTGCGCTACCTCTCCGCACGCGGCTTCGATGTACACGTGCTCCCGCAGACGGTCTCGTTCGAGGAGCTCATCGCCCTCCAGCCGAGCGCAGTGTTCTATTCGAACGGTCCCGGCGACCCTGAGGCATCCGACCGCCATGTCGAGCTTCTGCAGGCGGTGCTGAGGGAGGGTCTGCCGTTCTTCGGCATCTGCTTCGGCAACCAGCTGCTCGGCCGTGCGCTCGGCTACGGCACCTACAAGCTCGCCTTCGGGCACCGCGGAATCAACCAGCCCGTCGTCGACAAGGCGACCGGCCGGGTTGAGATCACCGCACACAACCACGGATTCGCCGTGGACGCGCCGACCGATGGTCCCAGCGAGTCGCCCGCCGGCTTCGGCAGGGTCGAGGTCAGCCATGTGAACCTCAACGACAACGTGGTCGAGGGCCTCCGCGCCCTCGACATCCCCGCATTCTCGGTGCAATACCACCCCGAGGCAGCGGCGGGTCCGCACGATGCCAACTATCTCTTCGACCGCTTCCGCGACATGGTTCTCGAGAACCAGGCTTCGACCGGCTCAACCAGCGAGGAAAAGTAA
- a CDS encoding ABC transporter permease has protein sequence MTVTTNEKREPAAEPSATLHQYVSGYGYSAAGTEANSQPKQPGRRRSRSWWIVLAGFVIPIAALAAWYLATEYELVPTHRMPSPERVVTAAISMIENGTLATHIAISTQRVLLGFVFGAVAGLVLGSIVGLSRWGSAFLSPSIGALRAVPSLAWVPLLLLYLGIGEDSKVTLIAIGALFPVFTTVAGSLRHVDRQLVELGRAYGLTRLELLAQVQLPAVIPSIVSGLRLALAQAWLFLVAAELLASSRGLGFLLNDSQNNGRIDRLFLTIILLGILGKTTDALIGLLEKYLLKRWG, from the coding sequence AGCGCGAACCCGCTGCCGAGCCCTCGGCGACGCTGCACCAGTACGTCTCGGGCTACGGATATTCGGCTGCGGGCACGGAGGCGAACTCCCAGCCCAAGCAGCCGGGACGTAGGCGCTCTCGTTCGTGGTGGATTGTGCTCGCCGGGTTCGTCATCCCGATCGCGGCCCTCGCCGCGTGGTATCTCGCCACCGAGTACGAGCTTGTCCCGACGCACCGGATGCCGTCACCTGAGCGCGTCGTCACCGCAGCGATCTCGATGATCGAGAATGGCACCCTCGCGACCCACATCGCCATCTCGACCCAGCGCGTTCTCCTCGGCTTCGTCTTCGGTGCCGTCGCCGGGCTTGTGCTCGGCTCGATCGTCGGCCTCTCCCGCTGGGGATCGGCGTTCCTCTCGCCGTCGATCGGTGCACTTCGCGCCGTGCCCTCGCTCGCGTGGGTGCCCCTGCTCCTGCTCTACCTGGGTATCGGCGAGGACTCGAAGGTCACGCTGATCGCGATCGGCGCCCTGTTCCCGGTCTTCACCACCGTCGCAGGCTCGCTCAGGCATGTCGACCGCCAGCTCGTCGAACTGGGCCGCGCCTACGGCCTGACCCGCCTCGAACTTCTGGCGCAGGTGCAGTTGCCGGCGGTCATCCCCAGCATCGTCTCCGGCCTGCGGCTCGCACTCGCTCAGGCCTGGCTGTTCCTGGTCGCCGCTGAGCTCCTGGCGTCGTCGAGGGGCCTCGGCTTCCTCCTGAACGATTCCCAGAACAACGGTCGCATCGACCGCCTCTTCCTCACGATCATCCTGCTGGGCATCCTTGGCAAGACGACGGATGCCCTCATCGGGCTCCTGGAGAAATACCTGCTCAAGAGGTGGGGCTGA
- the pyrR gene encoding bifunctional pyr operon transcriptional regulator/uracil phosphoribosyltransferase PyrR: MPERIVLQQADISRALTRIAHEILESNRGADGLVILGIPTRGAFLARRIASLISEISGTTVEAGSLDVTMYRDDLSRGRVRTPSPTQIPHSGLDGRVVVLVDDVLFSGRTIRAALDAIGDIGRPRIVRLAALVDRGHRELPIRPDFVGKNLPSSQRERIYVRLAEVDGEEHVSIDDEAQEARS; the protein is encoded by the coding sequence TTGCCGGAGCGTATCGTTCTGCAGCAAGCTGATATCTCGCGCGCGTTGACGCGCATCGCCCATGAGATCCTCGAGTCGAATCGCGGCGCAGACGGTCTCGTGATTCTCGGAATCCCCACTCGGGGCGCTTTCCTGGCTCGGCGCATCGCGTCCCTCATCAGCGAGATCTCCGGCACGACCGTCGAAGCTGGCTCGCTCGACGTGACCATGTACCGCGACGACCTCTCCCGCGGCAGGGTTCGCACCCCATCACCGACGCAGATCCCGCATTCCGGCCTCGACGGCAGGGTCGTGGTGCTCGTCGACGATGTGCTCTTCTCCGGGCGCACCATCCGGGCTGCTCTCGACGCGATCGGCGACATCGGTCGACCCCGCATCGTCCGTCTCGCGGCCCTTGTGGATCGCGGACATCGGGAGCTGCCCATCCGCCCCGACTTCGTGGGCAAGAACCTGCCGTCGTCCCAGCGCGAGCGCATTTATGTACGCCTTGCCGAGGTCGATGGCGAAGAGCATGTGAGCATCGACGACGAGGCGCAGGAGGCCCGCTCATGA
- a CDS encoding dihydroorotase, with protein sequence MNDTIIVKGARLADGTTTDIRVSGGLVAELGSGLSSAGARVVDGDGLVALPGLVDLHTHLREPGAEQSETVLSGSRAAAIGGFTAVHAMANTSPVADTAGVVEQVESLGRAAGYVTVRPVGAVTVGLEGSALAEIGAMAGSRAAVRVFSDDGRCVSDALLMRRALEYVKAFDGVIAQHAQEPRLTEGAQMNEGVVSGELGLAGWPAVAEEAIIARDVLLAEHVGSRVHICHLSTAGSVDVVRWAKSRGIAVTAEVTPHHLLLDEELVRSYDARYKVNPPLRRAEDVQALREGLADGTIDIIATDHAPHPPEAKECEWSAAAFGMVGLESALSVVQASVVDTGHLGWTDIARVFSAAPARIGRLSGYEQGIVEGARADFTLYDPSVRRSFGTEHLHGRSTNSPYLAVELPGRVIATVHDGYPTVLDGVLLDATQVAVAARASTGSEARHG encoded by the coding sequence GTGAACGACACGATCATCGTCAAGGGCGCACGCCTTGCCGACGGCACGACGACAGATATCCGCGTCAGTGGCGGTCTCGTGGCCGAACTCGGCAGTGGGCTCAGCTCCGCGGGGGCGCGCGTCGTCGATGGCGACGGCCTCGTTGCGCTGCCGGGCCTCGTCGATCTGCACACGCATCTTCGCGAGCCGGGCGCCGAGCAGAGCGAGACTGTTCTGAGCGGCTCGCGCGCCGCCGCGATCGGCGGGTTCACGGCCGTCCACGCCATGGCAAACACGTCGCCCGTCGCCGACACGGCAGGGGTGGTCGAGCAGGTCGAGTCCCTCGGGCGTGCCGCCGGATACGTCACCGTGCGCCCCGTCGGCGCCGTCACCGTCGGTCTGGAGGGCTCCGCCCTTGCCGAGATCGGCGCCATGGCCGGTAGCCGCGCTGCGGTGCGCGTGTTCAGCGACGACGGACGCTGCGTCTCCGATGCGCTGCTCATGCGTCGCGCACTCGAATATGTAAAGGCCTTCGACGGCGTCATCGCACAGCATGCCCAAGAGCCACGGCTGACCGAGGGCGCACAGATGAACGAGGGCGTCGTGTCGGGCGAGTTGGGGCTTGCCGGATGGCCCGCCGTCGCCGAGGAGGCCATAATCGCCCGCGATGTACTCCTCGCCGAGCACGTCGGCTCCCGGGTACACATCTGCCACCTTTCGACGGCAGGCTCGGTCGACGTTGTTCGCTGGGCCAAGTCCCGGGGCATCGCCGTGACGGCGGAGGTGACTCCGCACCACCTGCTGCTCGATGAGGAACTCGTGCGCAGCTACGACGCCCGCTACAAGGTGAATCCTCCTCTTCGCCGCGCCGAGGATGTCCAGGCGCTGCGCGAAGGCCTCGCTGATGGCACGATCGACATCATCGCGACAGACCATGCCCCGCATCCGCCGGAGGCGAAGGAATGCGAGTGGAGCGCCGCCGCATTCGGGATGGTCGGTCTGGAGTCGGCTCTCTCGGTCGTACAGGCATCCGTGGTCGACACGGGGCATCTCGGGTGGACCGATATCGCCCGGGTGTTCTCCGCCGCTCCTGCCCGCATCGGGCGCCTCAGCGGCTACGAGCAGGGGATCGTGGAGGGCGCGCGCGCCGACTTCACGCTCTACGACCCGAGCGTGCGGCGCAGCTTCGGCACAGAGCACCTCCACGGCCGGAGCACGAACTCTCCGTATCTCGCGGTGGAGCTTCCCGGACGCGTCATCGCGACCGTTCACGACGGCTATCCGACGGTCCTCGACGGCGTGCTGCTCGACGCCACGCAGGTCGCGGTCGCGGCGCGTGCCTCGACCGGATCGGAGGCACGCCATGGATAG